In a genomic window of Sphingomonas koreensis:
- a CDS encoding serine hydrolase domain-containing protein produces the protein MRAAFLTAALLVAVPAAARPARIDLSAMSAEIEAGKYRKIEAIRVIRDGRTVFEGDYRGNTPESRIDARSSGKSITALAIGMAIDDGKLASVDLPVFEFFKDREPFAHDGPAKRAITIRDLLTMSSALDCDDWTDASPGNEERMYATRDWTRFALDIPIAGNYARGANGLGRYSYCTAGAFLLGRIVERVTGERFDAHVQRRLFDPLGITGAQWKTSPNGEVQSGGQLSLRARDFAAIGQLVLDGGMASGKQVVSRAWLREMLTVRAKATPFDGYGYLWWVRDYRTPDNSRPWPGFYMSGNGGNKAVLFPDLKAVVVILSTNYNQRDMHQLSTALIERHILPALVTP, from the coding sequence ATGCGCGCTGCATTCCTGACCGCCGCGTTGCTGGTAGCCGTGCCCGCCGCCGCCCGACCGGCGCGGATCGACCTTTCGGCGATGTCGGCGGAGATCGAGGCGGGCAAGTATCGCAAGATCGAAGCCATCCGGGTGATCCGGGATGGACGCACCGTCTTCGAGGGCGACTATCGCGGCAACACGCCCGAAAGCCGGATCGATGCACGATCGAGCGGCAAGTCGATCACTGCACTGGCGATCGGCATGGCGATCGACGACGGCAAGCTGGCGAGCGTCGATCTGCCGGTCTTCGAATTCTTCAAGGATCGCGAGCCCTTTGCCCATGACGGTCCGGCAAAGCGCGCGATCACGATCCGCGACCTGCTGACCATGTCCTCGGCGCTCGACTGCGACGACTGGACCGATGCGAGCCCGGGCAATGAGGAGCGGATGTACGCGACGCGCGACTGGACCCGCTTCGCGCTCGATATCCCGATCGCCGGGAACTACGCGCGGGGAGCCAATGGGCTCGGCCGCTATTCCTATTGCACCGCCGGGGCCTTTCTGCTCGGCCGCATCGTCGAGCGCGTCACGGGCGAGCGGTTCGACGCCCATGTCCAGCGGCGGCTGTTCGATCCGCTGGGCATCACCGGCGCGCAATGGAAAACCTCCCCAAATGGCGAAGTCCAGAGCGGCGGCCAGCTGAGCCTGCGCGCTCGGGACTTCGCGGCGATCGGGCAGCTGGTCCTGGATGGCGGCATGGCGAGCGGCAAGCAGGTCGTTTCCCGCGCCTGGCTGCGCGAGATGCTGACCGTACGCGCCAAGGCGACGCCGTTCGACGGCTATGGCTATCTATGGTGGGTTCGCGACTATCGCACGCCGGACAATTCCCGCCCCTGGCCGGGTTTCTACATGTCGGGGAATGGCGGCAACAAGGCGGTGCTGTTCCCCGATCTCAAGGCCGTCGTCGTGATCCTGAGCACCAACTACAACCAGCGCGACATGCACCAGCTCAGCACGGCGCTGATCGAGCGGCATATCCTGCCCGCGCTGGTGACGCCGTAG